Proteins from a single region of Dasypus novemcinctus isolate mDasNov1 chromosome 16, mDasNov1.1.hap2, whole genome shotgun sequence:
- the TYMS gene encoding thymidylate synthase isoform X2, whose product MPAAGSELSRAPSQEQPAASGADSGAPAPREPEPQPHGELQYLGQIEHILRCGSRKEDRTGTGTLSVFGLQARYSLRDEFPLLTTKRVFWKGVLEELLWFIKGSTNAKELSSKGVKIWDANGSRDFLDGLGFSTREEGDLGPVYGFQWRHFGAEYKDMTSDYSGQGVDQLQKVIDTIKTNPNDRRIIMCAWNPKDLPLMALPPCHALCQFYVGNGELSCQLYQRSGDMGLGVPFNIASYALLTYMIAHITGLKGCGLEVCFPLSTAFDASLKFCQVTLYILWEMHIFT is encoded by the exons ATGCCCGCCGCCGGCTCCGAGCTGTCGCGCGCGCCCTCGCAGGAGCAGCCTGCCGCCTCGGGGGCCGACTCAGGGGCGCCCGCCCCGCGGGAGCCGGAGCCGCAGCCCCACGGGGAGCTGCAGTACCTGGGGCAGATCGAGCACATCCTGCGCTGCGGCTCCAGGAAGGAGGACCGCACCGGCACCGGCACCCTGTCCGTGTTCGGCCTGCAGGCGCGCTACAGCCTGAGAG ATGAGTTTCCTCTGCTGACCACCAAACGTGTATTCTGGAAGGGTGTTTTGGAGGAGTTGCTGTGGTTTATCAAG GGATCCACAAATGCTAAAGAGCTCTCTTCCAAAGGAGTGAAAATCTGGGACGCCAATGGATCCCGCGACTTTTTGGACGGCCTGGGATTCTCCACCAGAGAAGAAGGAGACTTGGGCCCAGTTTATGGCTTTcagtggaggcattttggggcaGAATACAAAGATATGACTTCAG ATTATTCAGGCCAAGGAGTAGACCAGCTGCAAAAGGTGATTGACACAATCAAAACCAACCCCAATGACAGAAGAATCATCATGTGTGCTTGGAATCCAAAAG ATCTTCCTCTGATGGCACTGCCGCCGTGCCACGCTCTTTGCCAGTTCTACGTGGGCAATGGTGAGCTTTCGTGCCAGCTCTACCAGCGGTCGGGAGACATGGGCCTCGGCGTGCCTTTCAACATCGCCAGCTATGCTCTGCTCACCTACATGATCGCACACATCACAGGCCTGAAG gGGTGCGGTTTAGAGGTAtgtttccctctgagcactgcctttgatgcatcccttaagttttg CCAGGTGACTTTGTACATACTTTGGGAGATGCACATATTTACCTGA